In Polynucleobacter arcticus, the following proteins share a genomic window:
- a CDS encoding CobD/CbiB family protein translates to MTFFSILFALIAEQYRPVTSTHWIARMSARWLDWVAGEFGGKTEQGASPVGARMACLVAFILPTFLVFALYVACMVTYPILGFLWNVAIAYLFFGFRQFSHSFTVVHEAIANHDLPAARLALAEWYGPELDASNLSETEVISLALERAIIGSHHHVFGVLFWFLMPIGPAGVVLYRLADTAAQRWSEKGDVNLSEAARHFFYVLDWIPARITAMGFAIVGNFESAVYAWRHLTGKWSDSLSAVILASGSGALGVRLGEPMSEPDSDEALRMAEAGEPVIYEVGLEPTERTMRSAIGLVWRLVIAWMALLLMLTIALWLS, encoded by the coding sequence ATGACTTTCTTTTCTATTCTCTTCGCCCTTATTGCCGAGCAATATCGCCCGGTAACTTCTACTCATTGGATAGCGCGCATGAGTGCGCGATGGTTAGATTGGGTTGCCGGTGAATTCGGCGGCAAGACTGAGCAAGGTGCCAGTCCTGTGGGTGCCCGTATGGCGTGTTTGGTAGCCTTCATTCTGCCGACATTCTTAGTATTTGCGCTATATGTTGCCTGTATGGTGACTTACCCGATCCTTGGTTTCTTGTGGAACGTTGCCATTGCCTATTTATTCTTTGGCTTTCGCCAATTTAGCCACTCATTTACAGTCGTACATGAAGCCATCGCAAATCATGATCTGCCTGCGGCTCGACTAGCCCTGGCGGAGTGGTATGGCCCAGAGCTAGACGCCTCTAATCTCAGTGAGACTGAAGTAATTTCCTTGGCTCTAGAGCGCGCTATCATCGGCTCCCACCATCATGTTTTTGGTGTCTTGTTTTGGTTTTTAATGCCCATCGGTCCAGCAGGCGTGGTGTTATATCGCTTGGCTGATACTGCTGCTCAGCGCTGGTCAGAAAAAGGTGATGTCAATTTAAGTGAGGCAGCACGCCATTTCTTCTACGTCTTAGATTGGATTCCTGCTCGCATCACTGCGATGGGCTTTGCCATTGTGGGCAACTTTGAAAGCGCAGTTTATGCATGGCGTCATCTCACTGGCAAATGGTCTGACTCTTTGTCGGCAGTCATATTGGCATCGGGTAGTGGTGCCTTGGGTGTTCGCTTGGGCGAACCCATGAGCGAGCCTGATAGTGATGAAGCTCTGCGGATGGCTGAAGCTGGCGAGCCAGTAATTTATGAGGTAGGTCTTGAGCCAACTGAACGCACGATGCGTTCAGCTATCGGCTTGGTATGGCGCTTAGTTATCGCTTGGATGGCTTTATTGCTAATGCTGACCATCGCTCTTTGGCTTAGCTGA
- a CDS encoding CoA pyrophosphatase — MSQKPHSQDRVLSVAAHLAFDAQSIPIHKVCADQPKVAAYILDPLKLRDRFQSPPVWQPEITDENRHVIATDIISKRQAAGKVTHAAVLIPLLLKDDGLSVLLTQRTDHLHDHAGQISFPGGRMDPGDSDPNHTALRESEEEIGLNQQGVEIIGHLPQYLTVSGYSVTPVVGLVKPQAEYALDAFEVADVFEVPLHFLMDPANHQVRVWQSDQGSRQFYSMPYENRFIWGATAGMLRNLYHLLKV; from the coding sequence ATGAGTCAGAAACCACATTCTCAAGACCGGGTATTGAGCGTTGCCGCACATTTGGCTTTTGATGCGCAGTCAATACCAATTCATAAGGTGTGTGCTGACCAGCCAAAAGTCGCTGCCTATATATTGGATCCGCTGAAGTTACGTGATCGTTTTCAGAGCCCCCCGGTTTGGCAGCCAGAGATCACGGATGAGAATCGACATGTCATCGCTACAGATATCATTTCGAAACGCCAAGCTGCCGGTAAAGTGACTCACGCTGCTGTCCTCATTCCTTTGCTACTGAAGGATGATGGCCTCTCTGTTTTGCTAACCCAAAGAACTGATCATTTGCATGATCATGCGGGTCAGATTAGCTTTCCGGGAGGGCGGATGGATCCAGGCGACTCAGATCCCAATCACACTGCCTTACGGGAAAGTGAGGAGGAGATTGGTTTGAATCAACAAGGTGTTGAGATTATTGGCCACTTGCCCCAGTATTTAACCGTTTCGGGCTATAGTGTGACGCCAGTTGTAGGATTGGTGAAACCTCAGGCAGAATATGCCTTAGACGCTTTTGAAGTGGCGGATGTTTTTGAGGTGCCTTTACATTTTTTAATGGATCCCGCAAATCACCAAGTGCGAGTCTGGCAAAGTGATCAAGGTAGTCGCCAGTTTTATTCAATGCCCTATGAAAATCGTTTTATCTGGGGTGCCACTGCTGGAATGTTGCGTAACCTTTATCATTTATTAAAAGTATGA
- the rplS gene encoding 50S ribosomal protein L19 yields the protein MNLIEKIEQEEIARLMANKVLPSFAPGDTVVVGVSVVEGTRKRIQAFEGVVIAKRNRGLNSSFIVRKISSGEGVERTFQTYSPLIASIEVKRRGDVRRAKLYYLRDRSGKSARIKEKLPARKVKVVAETVAE from the coding sequence ATGAATTTGATCGAAAAAATTGAGCAAGAAGAAATTGCTCGCTTAATGGCCAATAAAGTGCTGCCAAGTTTTGCTCCTGGCGACACAGTAGTTGTTGGTGTTAGCGTAGTTGAGGGTACACGTAAGCGTATCCAGGCCTTTGAAGGCGTTGTGATTGCTAAGCGCAATCGCGGATTGAACTCCAGCTTTATCGTTCGCAAGATTTCCTCTGGCGAAGGTGTAGAGCGTACATTCCAAACTTACTCACCATTGATCGCTAGTATTGAAGTGAAGCGTCGCGGTGACGTGCGTCGTGCAAAGCTGTACTACTTGCGTGATCGTTCAGGTAAGTCTGCACGTATTAAAGAGAAGCTTCCTGCTCGTAAAGTTAAAGTAGTTGCTGAGACAGTAGCGGAATAA
- the trmD gene encoding tRNA (guanosine(37)-N1)-methyltransferase TrmD, with amino-acid sequence MRFDVVSLFPEMFSALTQWGVTGRACEQGLATVNLWNPRDFCPDPRKTVDDRAYGGGPGMVMMAKPLEDTISALKVAHRAQNLTSGPICLLAPQGEVFSQKMAKDILNDGNITFICGRYEAVDQRFIDRNVDLQLSMGDFVVSGGELPAMTMMDAVIRLIPGALGDGESAVQDSFINGLLDYPHYTRPEIYENLSVPDVLLGGHHAKIADWRRQKSLELTLRLRPDLIESARANGLLSKEDEQFLRTL; translated from the coding sequence ATGCGATTTGATGTAGTTAGCCTTTTTCCCGAAATGTTCTCTGCACTAACGCAATGGGGCGTTACTGGACGCGCTTGCGAGCAAGGTCTTGCTACTGTCAACCTCTGGAATCCTCGAGATTTCTGCCCCGATCCCCGTAAGACGGTAGATGATCGCGCTTATGGCGGCGGTCCGGGTATGGTCATGATGGCAAAACCATTGGAGGACACGATATCTGCGCTTAAGGTCGCACATCGTGCTCAAAACCTCACTTCCGGCCCAATTTGCCTCTTAGCTCCTCAGGGAGAGGTGTTTTCCCAAAAGATGGCAAAAGACATCCTCAATGATGGGAACATCACCTTCATTTGCGGTCGATATGAGGCGGTAGACCAACGGTTTATCGATAGAAATGTGGATTTGCAGCTTTCTATGGGTGATTTTGTGGTTTCTGGCGGTGAATTGCCTGCCATGACCATGATGGATGCGGTCATTCGCCTTATTCCGGGAGCTCTTGGAGATGGTGAATCGGCTGTCCAGGATAGCTTTATAAATGGCCTTTTAGACTACCCACACTACACCCGTCCAGAAATATATGAAAATTTATCTGTTCCTGACGTGCTTTTAGGCGGACATCACGCTAAAATAGCGGATTGGCGTCGGCAGAAGTCTTTAGAGCTGACGTTAAGGCTTCGACCTGATTTAATTGAATCAGCAAGAGCTAATGGGTTGCTAAGTAAAGAAGATGAACAATTTCTTCGAACGCTGTAA
- the rimM gene encoding ribosome maturation factor RimM (Essential for efficient processing of 16S rRNA): MITPSLDDLIELGAVQDAQGLQGQIKVRPHSADPVALLSSKELWLSLIPRRSAAIAVSHEQASLKLYKVKQAKMHSGTVLIALDGIIDRDQAEALKGARILVSRDVFPKVESDSYYWVDLIGCKAVNLQGESLGEVIDINDNGAHGVIALGDLETKTVKQLVPFVKEAVKSVDLPNKLITLDWQADW, from the coding sequence ATGATTACACCTTCCCTGGATGATTTGATTGAGCTTGGCGCCGTCCAAGATGCTCAAGGCTTACAGGGTCAGATTAAGGTTCGCCCTCATTCTGCCGATCCCGTAGCGCTCTTATCTAGCAAAGAACTGTGGTTATCTCTCATTCCTCGTCGGAGTGCGGCTATTGCTGTATCTCATGAGCAGGCTTCACTGAAGCTGTATAAAGTGAAGCAAGCCAAGATGCATAGCGGTACGGTTCTCATTGCCTTAGATGGCATTATCGATCGCGATCAAGCTGAGGCCTTAAAAGGTGCTCGCATTCTAGTGAGTCGCGATGTTTTTCCCAAGGTAGAGAGCGATAGTTATTACTGGGTTGATCTCATTGGCTGCAAAGCAGTCAATCTCCAAGGCGAAAGTTTAGGAGAGGTGATTGATATCAACGATAACGGTGCTCATGGAGTCATTGCTCTTGGCGACCTTGAAACAAAAACAGTAAAACAGTTAGTGCCTTTTGTAAAAGAGGCAGTAAAGAGCGTTGACTTACCTAACAAGCTAATTACACTTGATTGGCAAGCTGATTGGTAG
- the rpsP gene encoding 30S ribosomal protein S16 — MVVIRLARGGSKKRPFYSIVATDKRNRRDSNFIERIGYFNPQAAATEQAMRIAQDRLTYWTGVGAQISPTVVRLIKNNPAV, encoded by the coding sequence ATGGTCGTCATTCGACTGGCACGCGGCGGTTCTAAGAAGCGCCCTTTTTATAGCATCGTGGCTACTGACAAGCGCAACCGTCGCGACTCGAATTTTATCGAGCGTATTGGTTACTTCAATCCACAAGCAGCAGCGACAGAGCAGGCAATGCGTATTGCTCAAGATCGTTTGACTTATTGGACTGGTGTTGGCGCACAGATTTCTCCAACAGTAGTTCGTTTGATCAAAAACAATCCTGCTGTCTAA
- a CDS encoding META domain-containing protein yields the protein MRWNLAPNARGEIRARQVPQGDNSNPIQITFDANGERVSGSSGCNRFTARITEDARGFTLDQLTSTKMACTAQRMELENDFLYELADYRTIVRNGDQLLIIGADREVLSFMQKSYSPK from the coding sequence GTGCGCTGGAATCTAGCGCCCAACGCTAGGGGCGAGATACGCGCAAGGCAAGTTCCTCAGGGCGATAACAGCAACCCCATCCAAATTACTTTCGATGCCAACGGTGAACGCGTGAGTGGATCTTCAGGCTGCAATCGCTTTACTGCACGCATTACTGAGGATGCTCGAGGTTTTACCTTAGATCAACTCACTAGCACCAAGATGGCTTGTACTGCGCAGCGTATGGAGCTAGAAAATGACTTCCTGTATGAATTAGCCGATTACCGTACGATTGTGCGTAATGGCGATCAACTATTAATCATTGGCGCTGATCGTGAAGTATTAAGCTTTATGCAAAAAAGTTATTCGCCCAAATAA
- a CDS encoding electron transfer flavoprotein subunit alpha/FixB family protein, whose protein sequence is MAALVIAEHDNVSLKAATLNAIAAALQCAPEVDVLIAGSTVDAVASAASQVMGVRKVILVDDLSLADQLAEPLAAQILALANNYSHILAPATANGKNTLPRVAAKLDVAQLSDVTKVLNAQTFERPIYAGNAIATVESSDPVKVITVRTTGFDPVAATGGSAVIEKQPAVMTASPTASTFIGRELTKSDRPELTAAKIIVSGGRGLGSGEKYQELIAPLADQLGAALGASRAAVDAGYVPNDYQVGQTGKIVAPQLYIAVGISGAIQHLAGMKDSKVIVAINKDPEAPIFGVADYGLVADLNTALPELTQALS, encoded by the coding sequence ATGGCCGCACTCGTTATTGCCGAACATGACAATGTTTCTCTTAAAGCAGCTACGCTGAATGCTATCGCTGCAGCTCTACAGTGCGCTCCAGAGGTTGATGTGCTGATTGCTGGAAGTACTGTAGATGCTGTTGCATCAGCAGCAAGTCAAGTAATGGGCGTCAGAAAAGTCATTCTTGTTGATGATCTGAGCTTGGCTGATCAACTCGCGGAGCCTTTAGCTGCACAAATTTTGGCACTTGCAAATAACTACAGTCATATTCTTGCGCCCGCGACAGCAAACGGTAAAAATACCTTGCCGCGTGTTGCGGCGAAGTTAGATGTGGCTCAATTATCTGACGTTACCAAGGTGCTCAATGCACAGACTTTTGAGCGTCCGATTTATGCGGGCAATGCCATTGCAACAGTCGAATCTAGCGATCCTGTAAAAGTGATTACCGTGCGTACTACCGGTTTTGATCCTGTTGCCGCAACAGGTGGCTCTGCTGTCATTGAGAAGCAGCCTGCTGTCATGACGGCTAGCCCAACCGCCTCTACTTTTATTGGCCGTGAACTCACGAAGTCGGATCGTCCAGAACTGACGGCCGCCAAAATTATTGTGTCTGGAGGGCGCGGACTAGGTTCTGGTGAAAAGTATCAAGAACTCATTGCTCCTCTGGCGGATCAATTGGGCGCAGCCCTAGGAGCTTCGCGCGCAGCAGTGGATGCTGGGTATGTGCCGAATGATTATCAAGTCGGTCAGACAGGCAAGATCGTTGCTCCACAGCTTTACATTGCAGTGGGTATTTCTGGCGCTATTCAGCATTTAGCCGGAATGAAAGATTCAAAAGTGATTGTGGCGATCAATAAGGATCCTGAGGCCCCGATCTTTGGCGTTGCCGACTATGGACTAGTTGCTGATCTGAATACGGCCCTGCCTGAGCTGACTCAAGCGCTGTCATAA
- a CDS encoding electron transfer flavoprotein subunit beta/FixA family protein: MKILVAVKRVVDYNVKIRVKSDQSGVDLANVKMSMNPFDEIAVEEAVRLKEAGVASEIVVVSAGPTQCQETLRTALAIGADRAILVEADSDLQPLAVAKILQAICQKEQAQIVILGKQAIDDDSNQTGQMLASLMDIPQATFASKVVVADCKLNVTREVDGGLETISLSLPAVVTTDLRLNEPRYVTLPNIMKAKKKTLEIIKPEDLGVDISPRLKTIKVEEPPKRSAGIIVADVAALVDKLKNEAKVI; encoded by the coding sequence ATGAAAATCTTGGTGGCAGTAAAACGTGTTGTTGATTACAACGTCAAAATTCGAGTGAAATCAGACCAGTCTGGTGTAGATTTAGCGAATGTCAAAATGAGCATGAATCCTTTTGATGAAATCGCTGTTGAAGAAGCTGTGCGACTAAAAGAGGCTGGTGTAGCTAGCGAGATAGTGGTAGTTTCCGCTGGTCCTACCCAGTGCCAAGAAACGTTGCGCACTGCTTTAGCAATTGGGGCTGATCGCGCTATCTTGGTAGAGGCAGATAGTGATTTACAGCCTTTAGCTGTAGCAAAAATTCTGCAAGCAATTTGCCAAAAAGAGCAGGCCCAAATCGTCATTTTGGGGAAGCAAGCAATTGATGACGATAGCAACCAAACTGGCCAAATGTTAGCGAGTCTAATGGATATTCCGCAGGCTACTTTTGCATCTAAAGTTGTCGTTGCTGATTGTAAGCTCAATGTTACTCGTGAAGTAGACGGTGGTCTTGAAACCATCTCTCTTAGCCTACCAGCGGTTGTGACAACAGACCTGCGTTTAAATGAACCTCGCTACGTGACGCTTCCCAACATTATGAAGGCGAAGAAAAAGACGCTTGAGATCATTAAGCCTGAAGATCTTGGTGTGGATATTTCACCAAGATTAAAGACGATTAAAGTGGAAGAGCCTCCTAAGCGAAGCGCTGGCATCATCGTTGCAGATGTAGCCGCCTTAGTGGATAAATTAAAAAATGAAGCGAAGGTGATTTAA
- a CDS encoding histone deacetylase family protein — translation MTTGYITHPDFLKHEMGSHHPECPERIQAINDQLIRSGVDRFLQHLDAPLATEEQLELVHSPDHIAFVKECSPASGYFMLDGDTIMNPHTWSAALRAAGAAIAGVDAVMKGEVENVFCAVRPPGHHAEPTRSMGFCVFDSVAIAARYAMDAYGIERVAIVDFDVHHGNGTEAAFLNDPNVLMCSFFQHPFYPYSGLDRANNMVNVPLPASTRGDVVRSIVEEQWLPRLRDFEPELIIISAGFDAHREDDLGQMGLVEDDYAWITKQLKGVANQYAQGRIVSCLEGGYNLSALGRSVVAHVKALADL, via the coding sequence ATGACAACAGGATACATAACTCATCCGGATTTTCTAAAACATGAGATGGGTAGCCACCATCCCGAGTGCCCAGAGCGCATTCAGGCTATCAATGATCAGTTAATTCGGAGTGGCGTTGACCGCTTTTTGCAGCATCTAGATGCGCCCCTGGCAACCGAGGAGCAACTGGAGTTGGTGCATAGCCCTGATCATATTGCCTTTGTCAAAGAGTGCTCACCAGCAAGCGGCTACTTCATGCTGGATGGTGACACCATCATGAACCCCCACACCTGGAGCGCTGCTCTACGCGCAGCAGGCGCTGCCATAGCTGGCGTTGATGCAGTCATGAAGGGCGAGGTTGAGAATGTATTTTGTGCTGTTCGCCCCCCCGGACATCATGCGGAACCAACTCGCTCAATGGGATTTTGTGTCTTTGATAGCGTCGCGATAGCAGCACGGTATGCAATGGATGCTTATGGGATTGAGCGTGTGGCTATCGTTGACTTTGATGTTCATCATGGCAATGGGACTGAAGCTGCATTCTTGAACGATCCGAATGTGCTCATGTGTAGCTTCTTTCAGCATCCGTTTTATCCATACAGCGGCTTAGATAGAGCAAATAATATGGTGAACGTACCGCTTCCTGCGTCGACACGTGGAGATGTAGTGCGCTCCATCGTTGAGGAGCAATGGTTACCACGCTTACGAGATTTTGAGCCGGAGCTCATCATTATCTCTGCAGGATTTGATGCTCATCGTGAAGATGATTTGGGGCAAATGGGTTTAGTTGAAGATGACTATGCTTGGATTACCAAGCAGCTTAAGGGTGTTGCAAACCAATATGCCCAAGGTCGTATCGTCAGCTGTCTTGAGGGCGGCTATAACCTTTCTGCTTTGGGCCGCAGCGTGGTGGCGCACGTCAAGGCGCTCGCTGATCTGTAG
- a CDS encoding lytic murein transglycosylase, with protein sequence MNFRVSHLTSTVLLALLLSACSSTTTQQVSPKETIVNQSEDVATEVRFSQNLNQLISQIAQTQGIPQASLESGFSDAKTIPSIRKLVLPPSGSFKKNWVAYRKRFIEPIRLKAGKAFWEQNQAFLSKVEQESGVPAEVIVAIIGIETIYGRQTGTFRVKDVLSTLAFSYPDTPNKASREQLFKDQLQELILLCWTEGGGNLPANNTSQGLNPARFNACLNQTSSYAGAIGLPQFMPGSIRNFGVDGDGDGRIDLRLSPKDAIASVANFMRKHGWQPGMPIYFPVQESGVSEARLLADGEPQLKYTIAELIGKGILTKEQGDLQAGGVELQSKALIIDLPYPDKDGNDQVRYAVGLNNFLAIVQYNRSYFYAQSVAEFAEALGYKNQSVVPATPMKANVKEPKSVQPTKAKPKKAASKKKVKQT encoded by the coding sequence ATGAATTTTCGCGTCTCCCACCTCACCTCTACAGTACTCTTGGCCCTGCTCTTGAGTGCCTGCTCGAGCACCACCACCCAACAAGTGAGCCCTAAGGAGACTATCGTAAACCAGTCTGAGGATGTCGCCACAGAAGTCCGTTTTAGCCAAAATCTCAACCAATTGATTAGCCAAATCGCTCAAACCCAAGGCATCCCTCAGGCAAGCCTTGAATCAGGCTTTTCCGATGCTAAAACAATTCCATCTATTCGGAAATTGGTTTTACCCCCCTCGGGTAGCTTTAAGAAGAATTGGGTCGCCTATCGCAAGCGCTTTATTGAGCCGATTCGACTCAAGGCTGGCAAGGCTTTTTGGGAGCAAAACCAGGCCTTCCTTAGCAAAGTTGAGCAAGAGTCCGGGGTTCCGGCCGAAGTGATCGTTGCGATCATTGGGATTGAAACCATCTATGGGCGCCAGACTGGGACTTTTCGGGTCAAGGATGTGCTCTCAACGCTTGCCTTTAGCTACCCAGACACGCCCAATAAAGCGAGTCGCGAACAGCTCTTTAAAGATCAATTACAGGAGTTAATCCTCTTGTGCTGGACTGAGGGTGGCGGGAACTTGCCAGCCAACAATACAAGCCAAGGCTTGAACCCAGCACGCTTTAATGCCTGCCTCAATCAAACTAGCTCTTACGCTGGTGCTATTGGACTGCCGCAGTTTATGCCTGGCAGTATTCGTAACTTCGGAGTGGATGGGGATGGAGATGGTCGCATCGACCTGAGGCTAAGCCCTAAAGATGCCATCGCTAGCGTTGCAAACTTTATGAGAAAGCATGGTTGGCAACCGGGAATGCCGATTTACTTCCCTGTACAGGAATCAGGTGTAAGTGAGGCAAGGCTACTTGCTGATGGCGAACCTCAACTGAAATACACCATTGCGGAGCTGATCGGAAAAGGTATTTTGACGAAAGAACAAGGTGACCTTCAAGCGGGCGGGGTTGAGCTACAAAGTAAAGCGCTGATCATTGATCTTCCTTATCCAGATAAAGATGGTAACGATCAGGTGCGCTATGCAGTAGGTCTAAACAACTTCCTTGCGATTGTGCAATACAACCGTAGCTATTTTTATGCGCAAAGCGTTGCAGAATTTGCTGAAGCTCTGGGATATAAGAATCAAAGCGTAGTGCCGGCCACCCCAATGAAAGCAAATGTCAAAGAACCGAAATCAGTTCAACCCACTAAAGCAAAACCCAAGAAGGCTGCTAGCAAGAAAAAGGTAAAGCAGACTTAA
- the cysM gene encoding cysteine synthase CysM gives MSTPSYLTISQTVGNTPLVRLQRIPGAENDSKNNLILGKLEGNNPAGSVKDRPALSMIVRAQERGEIQPGDTLIEATSGNTGIALAMAAAMLGYKMVLVMPENQSIERRQSMAAYGAELILTAASGGMEFARDYALQLQKEGRGRLLDQFANPDNPRAHIETTGPEIWRDTDGQVTHFVSSMGTTGTITGVSTFLKSMNPHIQIIGAQPEEGSQIPGIRKWAPQYLPKIYQGDRVDHIEYVSQADAEEMARRLAAEEGIFCGISAGGALVVALRIARQVENATIVFIVCDRGDRYLSTGVFPA, from the coding sequence ATGAGCACACCTTCCTACTTAACTATTTCACAGACTGTGGGTAATACACCCCTGGTTCGATTGCAACGCATTCCTGGCGCTGAAAACGACTCTAAAAATAATCTGATCTTAGGAAAGTTAGAAGGTAATAACCCAGCGGGGTCGGTCAAAGACCGACCTGCGCTGTCGATGATTGTGCGCGCCCAAGAGCGCGGTGAGATTCAACCTGGCGATACACTTATTGAGGCGACTAGTGGCAATACGGGCATTGCATTGGCGATGGCTGCTGCCATGTTGGGTTACAAGATGGTTTTAGTGATGCCGGAAAATCAAAGTATTGAACGTAGGCAAAGTATGGCTGCTTATGGCGCAGAACTGATTCTGACAGCAGCTTCAGGCGGTATGGAGTTTGCGCGTGACTATGCGCTGCAGTTACAAAAAGAGGGTCGTGGAAGACTGCTTGATCAATTTGCCAATCCTGATAATCCACGCGCTCATATTGAAACTACTGGACCAGAAATCTGGCGTGATACTGATGGACAGGTGACACATTTCGTTTCATCGATGGGTACCACCGGGACGATTACGGGAGTCTCTACTTTTTTAAAGTCCATGAATCCCCATATTCAGATCATCGGTGCACAACCCGAAGAAGGTTCGCAGATTCCGGGTATTCGTAAATGGGCCCCTCAGTATTTACCAAAGATCTATCAGGGCGATAGGGTTGACCATATTGAGTATGTAAGCCAAGCAGATGCCGAAGAGATGGCTCGTCGCCTTGCGGCTGAAGAGGGCATCTTCTGTGGTATTTCAGCAGGCGGTGCTTTGGTGGTTGCCTTGCGAATTGCTCGTCAGGTAGAAAATGCCACTATTGTCTTTATCGTATGTGACCGTGGTGACCGCTATCTCTCTACTGGAGTTTTCCCGGCGTGA
- a CDS encoding ComEA family DNA-binding protein, with product MNQLLKALVFSAFIAVSGLAAASPINVNTATQSELESIKGIGPSKAKTIIAERLDGGHFQDANDLQKRVRGIGMKSVEKMVDNGLTIEAPSSFREPHGRTNKESSAGSRRGSRSQGNSRSNPERSTPNRRN from the coding sequence ATGAATCAATTATTAAAGGCTTTAGTATTTTCTGCATTTATAGCTGTCTCGGGCTTAGCGGCTGCCTCCCCAATTAATGTCAATACTGCTACTCAATCTGAGCTAGAGAGTATTAAAGGCATTGGGCCATCTAAGGCAAAGACGATTATTGCCGAGCGCTTGGATGGAGGGCATTTTCAGGATGCGAATGACTTACAAAAGCGCGTTCGCGGTATTGGCATGAAATCCGTGGAAAAAATGGTGGATAACGGTTTAACGATTGAGGCACCCAGTTCCTTTCGCGAGCCGCATGGCCGTACCAATAAGGAGAGTTCCGCTGGCAGTAGACGCGGTTCACGTAGTCAAGGTAACTCTCGCTCTAATCCGGAGCGTTCGACGCCCAATCGCCGAAATTAA
- the rfaD gene encoding ADP-glyceromanno-heptose 6-epimerase has translation MTIIVTGAAGFIGANIVQALNARGEKNIIAVDDLRPADKYRNLADLDIIDYLDKDEFLEAFRSGRFGKVKAVFHEGACSDTMETDGIFMMANNFRYTMDLLDICTEQKVQLLYASSAATYGGSEVFIESREHEKPLNIYGYSKFLFDQVMRKRFAEKANAAQVVGFRYFNVYGPRESHKGRMASVAFHQYHQYKANGKVKLFGEYGGYGAGEQSRDFVSVEDVVKVNLYFLDHPEISGIFNLGSGLAQPFNDVAHAVANAMRKSDQANPASLEELVKEKAIEYIPFPDALKGKYQCFTQADLTKLRAAGYKEPFLNVEQGVSRYIAWLSANADFLASPL, from the coding sequence ATGACAATTATCGTGACGGGCGCGGCAGGATTTATTGGCGCCAACATTGTGCAAGCGCTCAATGCGCGTGGTGAGAAAAATATCATTGCTGTGGATGATTTGCGTCCTGCAGATAAGTATCGCAACCTAGCCGACTTAGACATCATTGATTATCTGGATAAAGATGAGTTTCTAGAGGCATTCAGAAGTGGTCGTTTTGGCAAGGTTAAGGCGGTGTTTCATGAGGGGGCCTGTTCCGACACAATGGAAACGGATGGCATTTTCATGATGGCGAATAATTTTCGCTACACCATGGATTTATTGGATATCTGCACTGAGCAAAAAGTGCAGTTACTGTATGCATCCTCTGCAGCAACCTATGGCGGCTCTGAGGTATTTATAGAAAGTCGCGAGCACGAGAAGCCGTTAAATATTTATGGCTATTCGAAGTTCTTATTTGATCAAGTGATGCGTAAGCGATTTGCTGAAAAAGCAAATGCAGCCCAAGTAGTGGGTTTTCGATATTTCAATGTGTATGGTCCGCGTGAATCACACAAAGGTCGTATGGCCTCAGTGGCCTTTCACCAATACCATCAATACAAGGCCAATGGCAAAGTAAAGCTCTTTGGTGAGTATGGTGGTTATGGTGCTGGCGAACAAAGCCGTGACTTCGTCTCAGTTGAAGACGTAGTGAAAGTAAATCTCTATTTTTTGGATCACCCAGAAATTAGCGGCATCTTCAATTTGGGCAGTGGTCTTGCACAACCATTTAATGATGTAGCCCATGCAGTAGCCAATGCCATGCGTAAGAGTGATCAGGCTAACCCTGCAAGCTTAGAAGAATTGGTTAAGGAAAAGGCAATTGAGTACATCCCATTCCCAGATGCGCTTAAAGGAAAGTACCAGTGCTTTACTCAGGCCGATTTAACAAAACTGCGCGCTGCTGGTTATAAAGAGCCCTTCCTTAATGTAGAGCAGGGTGTCAGTCGTTATATCGCTTGGCTATCAGCTAATGCAGATTTCTTGGCAAGTCCGCTGTAA